From a single Streptomyces sp. 1331.2 genomic region:
- a CDS encoding amino acid permease: MASNTLGARLLRRKPVSSLIAESEGKDALPAGAPEEGGRSGIHLRRSIGLWQLSAIGIGATIGTGIFFVLNTAVPSAGPAVILSFVIAAVTAGLTALCYAEMASAIPVSGSSYSYAYATLGEGVAFGVGICLLMEYGVSASAIAVSWAEYLNKFLDLAFGFKIPEQLSGAPDSTHWFNLPALLLVAMVCFLLIRGVSESVKVNAAMVAIKIVILLLFIGVAFTGFHSGNLTPFMPLGIGGVQVAASSIFFSFIGLDAVSTAGEEVKNPRRTLPMAIIISLVVVTLLYILVALAGIGAQPWDKFDGQEAGLAQILQDITGQSWPAMVFAIGAILSIFSITLVVIYGQTRILYSMGRDGMLPKRFAELSPRTGTPVWNTIVVGLGVGALAAFVPLNVLADITSLGTLIAFSVVSLGVIVLRRTQPDLPRGFKVPGYPVVPLVSVAFCIYLITGLHADTFRAGAIALAVAVVVYFGYSIKHSKLERAAQAAEPVDSAESAESAEHADRTDRTAG, from the coding sequence TTGGCCAGCAACACCCTTGGTGCGCGTCTGCTGCGACGCAAGCCCGTCTCGTCACTGATCGCGGAGAGCGAGGGCAAGGACGCCCTCCCGGCCGGCGCGCCCGAGGAGGGCGGACGCTCCGGCATCCACCTGCGCCGCTCCATCGGGCTCTGGCAGCTGTCCGCGATCGGCATCGGCGCCACCATCGGCACCGGGATCTTCTTCGTGCTGAACACCGCGGTGCCCTCCGCGGGTCCGGCCGTCATCCTGTCCTTCGTGATCGCCGCGGTCACCGCCGGACTCACCGCGCTCTGCTACGCCGAGATGGCCTCCGCGATCCCGGTCTCCGGCTCCTCGTACTCCTACGCCTACGCCACCCTCGGCGAGGGCGTGGCCTTCGGCGTCGGCATCTGCCTGCTGATGGAGTACGGCGTCTCCGCCTCCGCGATCGCCGTCAGCTGGGCCGAGTACCTGAACAAGTTCCTCGACCTGGCCTTCGGGTTCAAGATCCCCGAGCAGCTGTCCGGCGCGCCGGACAGCACCCACTGGTTCAACCTGCCGGCGCTGCTGCTGGTCGCGATGGTCTGCTTCCTGCTGATCCGCGGCGTCAGCGAGTCGGTGAAGGTCAACGCGGCGATGGTCGCGATCAAGATCGTCATCCTGCTGCTGTTCATCGGCGTTGCGTTCACCGGCTTCCACTCCGGCAACCTGACCCCGTTCATGCCGCTCGGCATCGGCGGCGTGCAGGTCGCCGCGTCCAGCATCTTCTTCTCCTTCATCGGCCTGGACGCCGTGTCCACCGCCGGTGAGGAGGTCAAGAACCCGCGCCGCACCCTGCCGATGGCGATCATCATCTCGCTGGTCGTGGTGACCCTGCTCTACATCCTGGTCGCCCTGGCCGGCATCGGCGCCCAGCCCTGGGACAAGTTCGACGGCCAGGAGGCCGGCCTCGCCCAGATCCTCCAGGACATCACCGGCCAGAGCTGGCCCGCGATGGTCTTCGCGATCGGCGCGATCCTCTCGATCTTCAGCATCACCCTCGTGGTGATCTACGGCCAGACCCGCATCCTGTACTCGATGGGCCGCGACGGCATGCTGCCCAAGCGCTTCGCCGAGCTCTCCCCGCGCACCGGCACCCCGGTCTGGAACACCATCGTGGTGGGCCTCGGCGTGGGCGCGCTGGCCGCCTTCGTCCCGCTGAACGTCCTGGCCGACATCACCAGCCTCGGCACGCTCATCGCCTTCTCGGTCGTCTCGCTCGGCGTGATCGTCCTGCGCCGCACCCAGCCCGACCTGCCGCGCGGCTTCAAGGTGCCCGGCTACCCGGTCGTCCCGCTGGTCAGCGTCGCCTTCTGCATCTACCTGATCACCGGCCTGCACGCCGACACCTTCCGGGCCGGGGCGATCGCCCTCGCCGTCGCCGTGGTCGTCTACTTCGGCTACAGCATCAAGCACTCCAAGCTGGAGCGGGCCGCGCAGGCGGCAGAGCCGGTGGACTCGGCGGAGTCGGCGGAGTCGGCGGAGCACGCCGACCGCACCGACCGCACCGCCGGCTGA
- a CDS encoding penicillin-binding transpeptidase domain-containing protein: MARVRPRGNGPQGLPGISVTGRRAGTFCLLLVVALCVQATRVQVFQARELDRNSANQRLTIERYARPRGDILVGTEPVTGSVPTGGRYAYKRSYPEGPTYAAVTGYASQAYGTTQLEGTEDELLTGTDGRLAGWSLRDAVARRQNPGGDVHTTLNRAAQEAAMRGLGEQKGAVAAIEPATGRILALASTPSYDPGSFAGHAADDQEAWNRLQADPDQPMLNRALRQTYPPGSTFKVVTAAAALANGVVTDIDAPTGAPSPYVLPGTTTPLVNDTPACDRPGLSLDAAMTASCNSVLGWLGVRTGLHRMAAMAGNFGFDDARLDVPVRAARSAFDTRMDESQLALSSIGQFDTAATPLVMAMVAAGVADNGTVMRPQLVDRLTRSDGTVVRQTAPVTYRQAMAPAVAAQLQKLMTDVVENGTGGNARIAGAVVGGKTGTAQHGVENSGTPYAWFVSWARPAGSTGVPPVAVAVVVADSDATDVTGGALAAPIARSVMRAVLGL, translated from the coding sequence ATGGCGCGGGTGCGGCCGCGCGGCAACGGCCCCCAGGGGCTGCCCGGCATCTCGGTCACCGGGCGCCGGGCGGGCACCTTCTGCCTGCTGCTGGTCGTGGCGCTGTGCGTCCAGGCCACCCGGGTGCAGGTGTTCCAGGCCAGGGAGCTCGACCGCAACAGCGCCAACCAGCGGCTCACCATCGAGCGGTACGCCCGGCCGCGCGGCGACATCCTGGTGGGTACCGAGCCGGTCACCGGCTCGGTACCCACCGGCGGCCGGTACGCCTACAAGCGCAGCTACCCCGAGGGCCCGACCTACGCGGCCGTCACCGGCTACGCCTCGCAGGCGTACGGCACCACCCAGCTGGAGGGCACCGAGGACGAGCTGCTGACCGGCACCGACGGCCGGCTGGCGGGCTGGTCGCTCCGGGACGCCGTGGCCCGTCGGCAGAACCCCGGCGGGGACGTGCACACCACGCTGAACCGGGCCGCCCAGGAGGCCGCGATGCGCGGACTCGGCGAGCAGAAGGGCGCGGTCGCCGCGATCGAGCCGGCCACCGGGCGGATCCTGGCGCTGGCCAGCACGCCCTCCTACGACCCGGGCAGCTTCGCCGGCCACGCCGCCGACGACCAGGAGGCCTGGAACCGGCTGCAGGCCGACCCCGACCAGCCGATGCTCAACCGGGCGCTGCGCCAGACCTACCCGCCGGGCTCGACCTTCAAGGTGGTCACCGCCGCGGCCGCGCTCGCGAACGGGGTGGTCACCGACATCGACGCGCCGACCGGGGCGCCCTCCCCGTACGTCCTGCCCGGGACGACCACGCCGCTGGTCAACGACACCCCGGCCTGCGACCGGCCCGGCCTGTCGCTGGACGCCGCGATGACCGCCAGTTGCAACAGCGTGCTCGGCTGGCTCGGGGTGCGGACCGGGCTGCACCGGATGGCGGCGATGGCCGGGAACTTCGGCTTCGACGACGCCAGGCTGGACGTCCCGGTGCGCGCGGCCCGCTCGGCCTTCGACACCCGGATGGACGAGTCGCAGCTGGCGCTCTCCTCGATCGGGCAGTTCGACACGGCGGCCACCCCGCTGGTGATGGCGATGGTGGCGGCCGGGGTCGCCGACAACGGGACGGTCATGCGTCCACAGCTTGTGGACAGGCTCACCAGGAGCGACGGGACCGTGGTGCGGCAGACGGCGCCGGTGACGTACCGGCAGGCGATGGCGCCGGCGGTGGCCGCGCAGCTGCAGAAACTGATGACCGACGTGGTGGAGAACGGGACCGGCGGCAACGCCCGGATCGCCGGGGCCGTGGTCGGCGGCAAGACCGGGACGGCCCAGCACGGGGTGGAGAACAGCGGGACGCCGTACGCCTGGTTCGTCTCCTGGGCCAGGCCGGCCGGCTCGACCGGGGTGCCGCCGGTCGCGGTGGCCGTGGTGGTCGCGGACAGTGACGCCACGGATGTCACGGGTGGCGCCCTGGCCGCGCCGATCGCCCGCTCGGTGATGCGGGCGGTGCTCGGCCTCTGA
- a CDS encoding FtsW/RodA/SpoVE family cell cycle protein: MTRSAAGPSRPVATGRTTELVLLLAAVLTAVFGYVEVGVNLDGEVPADAAEYGGALGVLALAAHAVVRWRARCADPLLLPIAVLLNGIGLVVIYRLDRATPGRGAASTQLLWSALGVALFIAVVLLVRDHRRLQRYAYLGALAALVLLVLPIFFPPVYGSRIWIVIGPLSFQPGEFAKVLLAVFFAAYLAVHRDALALTGRRVWRRQLPRGRVLGPVLLIWAAFVGVLVLETDLGTSLLFFGLFVVMLYVATARTGWIAIGLGLAAVGAVTVGWLSPHVHSRVADWLDPLGSIAAGRGANQIAQSLFAFAWGGELGTGLGSGHSVLIGFAAKSDFILATIGEELGLTGLIAVFLLYAALVSRGFRTGLALRDPFGRLLAIGLASIVALQVFVVAGGVLALIPLTGMTMPFIAQGGSSVVTNWIIVALLVRMSSVARQPAPEAE, translated from the coding sequence GTGACGCGATCCGCCGCCGGGCCGAGCCGGCCGGTGGCGACCGGACGCACCACCGAGCTCGTCCTGCTGCTCGCTGCCGTCCTGACCGCCGTGTTCGGTTACGTCGAGGTCGGCGTCAACCTGGACGGCGAGGTCCCGGCCGACGCCGCCGAGTACGGCGGCGCGCTCGGGGTGCTCGCCCTGGCGGCGCACGCCGTGGTGCGGTGGCGGGCCCGGTGCGCGGACCCGCTGCTGCTGCCGATCGCGGTGCTGCTCAACGGGATCGGCCTGGTGGTGATCTACCGGCTCGACCGGGCCACCCCGGGCCGCGGCGCCGCCTCCACGCAGCTGCTCTGGTCGGCGCTCGGGGTGGCGCTGTTCATCGCGGTGGTGCTGCTGGTGCGCGACCACCGGCGGCTGCAGCGCTACGCCTACCTCGGGGCGCTCGCGGCGCTGGTCCTGCTGGTGCTGCCGATCTTCTTCCCGCCGGTGTACGGCTCGCGGATCTGGATCGTGATCGGGCCGCTCTCCTTCCAGCCCGGCGAGTTCGCCAAGGTCCTGCTGGCCGTCTTCTTCGCCGCCTACCTGGCCGTGCACCGGGACGCGCTGGCGCTCACCGGCCGGCGGGTCTGGCGCCGGCAGCTGCCGCGCGGGCGGGTGCTCGGTCCGGTCCTGCTGATCTGGGCGGCCTTCGTCGGCGTGCTGGTGCTGGAGACCGACCTCGGCACCTCGCTGCTGTTCTTCGGCCTGTTCGTGGTGATGCTCTACGTGGCCACCGCGCGCACCGGGTGGATCGCGATCGGGCTCGGCCTGGCCGCGGTGGGGGCGGTGACGGTGGGCTGGCTCTCACCGCACGTGCACAGCCGGGTCGCGGACTGGCTGGACCCGCTGGGCTCGATCGCGGCGGGCCGGGGCGCCAACCAGATCGCCCAGTCGCTGTTCGCCTTCGCCTGGGGCGGCGAGCTGGGCACCGGGCTCGGCAGCGGGCACTCGGTGCTGATCGGCTTCGCTGCCAAGTCGGACTTCATCCTCGCCACCATCGGGGAGGAGCTGGGCCTGACCGGGCTGATCGCGGTGTTCCTGCTGTACGCGGCGTTGGTCTCCCGGGGCTTCCGGACCGGCCTCGCGCTGCGCGACCCGTTCGGGCGGCTGCTGGCGATCGGGCTGGCCTCGATCGTCGCCCTGCAGGTGTTCGTGGTGGCGGGCGGGGTGCTCGCGCTGATCCCGCTGACCGGGATGACCATGCCGTTCATCGCCCAGGGAGGCTCCTCGGTGGTCACCAACTGGATCATCGTCGCGCTGCTGGTACGGATGAGTTCCGTCGCGCGGCAGCCGGCGCCGGAGGCGGAGTGA
- a CDS encoding ABC transporter codes for MRQLGSLTRYHLELLVRSHAWLPPFLAYVLLLVIGVTAGDPLLGALGFGAGVLLPVSAWYVRSVLAAEPPASRACLVAVAGPARVHLGALLAALTVSLLLAAGQVAALWWAGGAVADPGAGATPGVGTALLAGLLTSVVCALLGVLAGALTNRPLAARGPYGIPAALALATLLLVVPVSPANAALRALVSAGRTGRVALPWLELLLAVVLLAAGCAGAAALAGRRPE; via the coding sequence GTGAGGCAGCTCGGCTCGCTGACGCGGTACCACCTGGAGCTGCTGGTGCGCTCGCACGCCTGGCTGCCGCCGTTCCTGGCGTACGTGCTGCTGCTGGTGATCGGGGTGACGGCGGGCGACCCGCTGCTGGGCGCCCTCGGCTTCGGCGCCGGGGTGCTGCTGCCGGTGAGCGCCTGGTACGTGCGCAGCGTGCTGGCCGCGGAGCCGCCGGCCTCGCGGGCCTGCCTGGTCGCGGTGGCCGGACCGGCCCGGGTGCACCTGGGTGCGCTGCTGGCGGCGCTGACGGTCTCGCTGCTGCTGGCGGCGGGTCAGGTGGCGGCGCTGTGGTGGGCCGGTGGTGCGGTGGCCGACCCGGGAGCGGGGGCGACGCCCGGGGTGGGGACGGCGCTGCTGGCCGGGCTGCTGACCTCGGTGGTTTGCGCGCTGCTCGGGGTGCTGGCCGGGGCGCTGACCAACCGTCCGCTGGCGGCCCGCGGGCCGTACGGCATCCCGGCGGCGTTGGCGCTGGCCACGCTGCTGCTGGTGGTGCCGGTCTCGCCGGCCAACGCGGCCCTGCGCGCCCTGGTGAGCGCCGGGCGGACCGGCCGGGTCGCCCTGCCGTGGCTGGAGCTGCTGCTCGCCGTCGTGCTGCTGGCCGCGGGCTGCGCGGGTGCGGCGGCGCTGGCCGGGCGCCGGCCCGAGTGA
- a CDS encoding ATP-binding cassette domain-containing protein: MELAAVGKRYGRGGRWVLRGVDLAVGPGELVRIAGANGSGKSTLLRLAAGIERPSTGRVARPGATAYVPERFPPALPFDAASYLLRVGRVHGLSARTAQRRAGEWLDRFGIADRAGTPLSRLSKGTCQKVAVAQALLAEARVLLLDEAWTGLDPEARAVLDEAAAERAAAGGTVLFVDHDPARLAGLTSAAYRVGADGGLRPVEDVAAASEERGPVMEVEVDVPDGAPLPERLPGAPERTSLAGTAVRLAVPAAHSDALLRRLLLGRPAVRVLAVRARGEAVAGEPSSGKSLEGKSSAGEASVGRPGPGEAEGER; encoded by the coding sequence ATGGAGCTGGCGGCGGTCGGCAAGCGGTACGGGCGGGGCGGGAGGTGGGTGCTGCGCGGGGTCGACCTGGCCGTCGGGCCGGGGGAGTTGGTGCGGATCGCCGGGGCGAACGGGAGCGGCAAGTCGACGCTGCTGCGGCTGGCCGCCGGGATCGAACGGCCGAGTACGGGTCGGGTGGCGCGGCCCGGTGCGACGGCGTACGTGCCCGAACGCTTCCCGCCGGCGCTGCCGTTCGACGCGGCCTCGTACCTGCTGCGGGTGGGCCGGGTGCACGGGCTGTCGGCGCGGACGGCGCAGCGGCGGGCGGGGGAGTGGCTGGACCGGTTCGGCATCGCGGACCGGGCGGGCACCCCGCTGAGCCGGCTGTCGAAGGGCACCTGCCAGAAAGTCGCGGTCGCCCAGGCGCTGCTCGCCGAGGCGCGGGTGCTGCTGCTGGACGAGGCGTGGACCGGGCTGGACCCGGAGGCCCGGGCGGTGCTGGACGAGGCCGCCGCCGAGCGGGCGGCGGCGGGCGGCACGGTGCTGTTCGTCGACCACGACCCGGCCCGGCTGGCCGGGCTGACCAGCGCCGCGTACCGGGTGGGGGCGGACGGCGGCCTGCGGCCCGTCGAGGACGTGGCTGCGGCGTCGGAGGAGCGCGGCCCGGTGATGGAGGTGGAGGTGGACGTACCGGACGGCGCGCCGCTGCCGGAGCGGCTGCCCGGCGCGCCGGAGCGCACCTCGCTGGCCGGGACGGCGGTGCGGCTGGCCGTGCCGGCCGCGCACTCGGACGCGCTGCTGCGTCGGCTGCTGCTGGGGCGCCCGGCCGTGCGGGTGCTGGCGGTGCGGGCGCGCGGGGAGGCCGTGGCGGGGGAGCCGTCGTCCGGGAAGTCCTTGGAGGGGAAGTCCTCGGCGGGGGAGGCCTCGGTGGGACGACCCGGGCCGGGGGAAGCGGAGGGGGAGCGGTGA
- a CDS encoding VWA domain-containing protein — MTTGRRPQTRLGSLLAALAITGASLLLGLPAHADEPSAGAAPGPKEAPRVDLVLDVSGSMTATDIQGKSRISVAQQSLNEVIDALPAETEFGIRTLGANYPGNDKNQGCQDTKQLFPVGKTNKVEAKTAVATLRPTGWTPIGLALRGAAQDLGKGETTRRVVLITDGEDTCTPPDPCDVARELASQGIHLVVDTLGLAHDDKTRQQLLCIANATGGTYTDVRTQEQLTDKVKQLVDRSNDTYTVTPVKTAGTDKCESAPVLAPGVYTDREKFSEHRVYKVPVKAGQELRASVSVGLDRPVARDYGVLLQATSATGQELVRGTDAGSSRTDLVSTGLRWSTADSTGYVTASPTASSGSAKDSKDKPETTVCLVVSNSLAPQAGVQADPGLPLELTVDLASSSPAPEGAAMGLGRGWILLLTLTLAGLVFGLLFGWIARWRIAVWREN; from the coding sequence GTGACTACCGGACGACGACCACAGACCAGGCTCGGCAGCCTGCTGGCCGCCCTGGCGATAACGGGCGCCTCGCTGCTCCTCGGCCTGCCCGCCCACGCCGACGAACCATCAGCCGGTGCCGCCCCCGGGCCCAAGGAGGCCCCCCGGGTCGACCTGGTCCTGGACGTCAGCGGCTCCATGACCGCCACCGACATCCAGGGCAAGAGCCGCATCTCGGTGGCCCAGCAGTCGCTGAACGAGGTGATCGACGCCCTGCCCGCGGAGACCGAGTTCGGCATCCGCACCCTGGGCGCGAACTACCCCGGCAACGACAAGAACCAGGGCTGCCAGGACACCAAGCAGCTGTTCCCGGTCGGAAAGACCAACAAGGTCGAGGCCAAGACCGCCGTCGCCACCCTGCGCCCGACCGGCTGGACCCCGATCGGCCTGGCCCTGCGCGGCGCCGCGCAGGACCTCGGCAAGGGCGAGACCACCCGCCGCGTGGTGCTGATCACCGACGGCGAGGACACCTGCACCCCGCCCGACCCGTGCGACGTCGCCCGCGAGCTCGCCTCCCAGGGCATCCACCTGGTGGTCGACACCCTGGGCCTGGCCCACGACGACAAGACCCGCCAGCAGCTGCTCTGCATCGCCAACGCGACCGGCGGCACCTACACCGACGTCCGCACCCAGGAGCAGCTCACCGACAAGGTGAAGCAGCTGGTCGACCGCTCCAACGACACCTACACGGTGACCCCGGTCAAGACCGCCGGCACCGACAAGTGCGAGAGCGCCCCGGTCCTCGCCCCGGGCGTCTACACCGACCGCGAGAAGTTCTCCGAGCACCGCGTCTACAAGGTCCCGGTCAAGGCCGGCCAGGAGCTGCGCGCCTCGGTCAGCGTCGGCCTCGACCGCCCGGTGGCCCGGGACTACGGCGTCCTGCTGCAGGCCACCAGCGCGACCGGCCAGGAACTGGTCCGCGGCACCGACGCCGGCAGCAGCCGCACCGACCTGGTCTCCACCGGCCTGCGCTGGTCCACCGCCGACTCCACGGGCTACGTCACCGCGAGCCCGACCGCCTCCTCGGGCTCCGCGAAGGACTCGAAGGACAAGCCGGAGACGACCGTCTGCCTGGTCGTCAGCAACTCGCTGGCCCCGCAGGCCGGCGTCCAGGCCGACCCCGGCCTGCCGCTGGAGCTGACCGTGGACCTGGCCTCCTCCTCGCCCGCCCCCGAGGGCGCCGCGATGGGCCTCGGCCGCGGCTGGATCCTGCTGCTCACCCTCACCCTGGCCGGCCTGGTCTTCGGCCTGCTGTTCGGCTGGATCGCACGTTGGCGGATCGCCGTCTGGCGGGAGAACTGA
- a CDS encoding peptidase translates to MRTTIRGALAALALLPALAVGALGAPAASAAPSPSPSASGTPAPATKAGTSFLTAVNLSPGQDAKVSVSTGDYLYWAFGASEGQTPTVGLTVDLAPATDRHGPQTWSVEVFDGLRRRQSCTAGTQNATGDQNTTALTLDCTLREVRTWAEPWSGDPLPGTYYVRLSVTDVPQPDLGLASAVRLHVAAKGNADNAQPEGGELKAPLVPPVGGGASTAKAAAPVAEEEHWYTGWFSGWNSRWYWTIGGGFLAALAGVLGYNLTRHPHGRRPGHHGSVPPQGSHHSGSYADRP, encoded by the coding sequence ATGCGTACGACGATTCGCGGCGCCCTCGCCGCCCTCGCCCTGCTGCCCGCCCTCGCCGTGGGGGCGCTCGGTGCCCCGGCCGCCTCGGCCGCGCCCTCGCCCTCGCCCAGCGCGAGCGGCACCCCGGCCCCGGCCACCAAGGCCGGCACCTCCTTCCTGACCGCGGTCAACCTCTCCCCCGGCCAGGACGCCAAGGTCTCCGTCTCCACCGGCGACTACCTGTACTGGGCCTTCGGCGCCTCCGAGGGCCAGACCCCGACGGTCGGCCTGACCGTCGACCTGGCCCCGGCGACCGACCGGCACGGCCCGCAGACCTGGTCCGTCGAGGTCTTCGACGGGCTGCGCCGCCGCCAGTCCTGCACGGCCGGCACCCAGAACGCCACCGGTGACCAGAACACCACCGCCCTGACGCTCGACTGCACCCTGCGCGAGGTCCGCACCTGGGCCGAGCCGTGGTCCGGCGACCCGCTGCCCGGCACCTACTACGTCCGGCTGTCGGTCACCGACGTCCCGCAGCCGGACCTCGGCCTGGCCTCCGCCGTCCGGCTGCACGTCGCCGCCAAGGGCAACGCCGACAACGCCCAGCCGGAGGGCGGGGAGCTGAAGGCCCCGCTGGTCCCGCCGGTCGGCGGCGGTGCGAGCACGGCCAAGGCGGCCGCCCCGGTGGCGGAGGAGGAGCACTGGTACACCGGCTGGTTCTCCGGCTGGAACAGCCGCTGGTACTGGACGATCGGCGGCGGCTTCCTGGCCGCGCTGGCGGGCGTCCTCGGCTACAACCTGACCCGGCACCCGCACGGCCGGCGCCCCGGCCACCACGGCTCCGTGCCGCCGCAGGGCAGCCACCACAGCGGCTCCTACGCCGACCGTCCCTGA
- a CDS encoding DUF2079 domain-containing protein yields the protein MTTQTAPPSPPAAGPAARTSAAALLIGPARRTVLLTALCFAVTCAIGLQGWTSVSLGGFDLGIFDQGVRGYAHFGLPVSTLKSFHHEFPPGFSLLGDHFSPVLALLAPLYWIWDDPRSLIVGQSLLFAAGVPLIRRIAVHSFAGAQPRTARRAADLAGLVYALGWPLLVAARVGFHEVAFAVPLTLLMLERGLVRRYGTVVLAAVLLCCTKEDLGLMVGAYGLVLLLRTRRTRDRAGRYTGLGLLLGGPIASAVAITWLIPAMGGEPGYYWNYGSLGTDGGDALSNLLHNPFLLVQAAFDQPLKPLLLLWLFGTTLLLPLRSATVLCAVPLLAERILSSNPNHWSIARHYDSMLWPILLTAAVEVLGRLSSAERPARTVRRARLLGLGTAGIALVAAVPIGLLHLAMPSSWEAKPSEAALVRAAALIPDGASVEADNQIAPRLTARTDVVLVDGTPRGRAYVLTRADKRSFPFAADTEQAARIRLLLAHGYRQLWAEDGVVLLHRESSEPVPGEQVPGPGSKPVQDKVPSDVGHDLFRG from the coding sequence GTGACCACCCAGACCGCACCCCCGTCGCCTCCCGCTGCCGGGCCCGCCGCCCGGACGTCGGCCGCGGCCCTGCTGATCGGCCCGGCCCGGCGCACCGTGCTGCTCACCGCGCTCTGCTTCGCGGTGACCTGTGCCATCGGCCTGCAGGGTTGGACGTCCGTGTCGCTCGGCGGTTTCGACCTCGGCATCTTCGACCAGGGCGTGCGCGGCTACGCCCACTTCGGGCTGCCCGTCTCCACCCTGAAGAGCTTCCACCACGAGTTCCCGCCCGGCTTCTCCCTGCTGGGCGACCACTTCTCGCCCGTCCTGGCGCTGCTGGCGCCGCTGTACTGGATCTGGGACGACCCGCGCTCGCTGATCGTCGGCCAGTCGCTGCTCTTCGCGGCCGGGGTGCCGCTGATCCGGCGGATCGCCGTGCACAGCTTCGCCGGGGCCCAGCCGCGCACCGCCCGGCGGGCCGCCGACCTGGCCGGCCTGGTCTACGCGCTCGGCTGGCCGCTGCTGGTCGCTGCCCGGGTCGGGTTCCACGAGGTCGCCTTCGCCGTACCGCTGACCCTGCTGATGCTGGAGCGCGGACTGGTCCGCCGGTACGGCACGGTGGTGCTCGCCGCCGTGCTGCTGTGCTGCACCAAGGAGGACCTCGGCCTGATGGTCGGGGCGTACGGGCTGGTGCTGCTACTGCGCACCCGCCGCACCCGGGACCGGGCGGGCCGGTACACCGGCCTCGGCCTGCTGCTGGGCGGGCCGATCGCCTCGGCGGTGGCGATCACGTGGCTGATCCCGGCGATGGGCGGGGAACCGGGCTACTACTGGAACTACGGCTCCCTCGGCACGGACGGCGGGGACGCGCTGAGCAACCTGCTGCACAACCCGTTCCTGCTGGTGCAGGCCGCCTTCGACCAGCCGCTCAAGCCGCTGCTGCTGCTCTGGCTGTTCGGCACCACGCTCCTGCTGCCGCTGCGCTCGGCCACCGTGCTGTGCGCGGTGCCGCTGCTGGCCGAGCGGATCCTCTCCAGCAACCCCAACCACTGGTCGATCGCCCGGCACTACGACTCGATGCTCTGGCCGATCCTGCTCACCGCCGCCGTCGAGGTGCTGGGCCGGCTGAGCAGCGCCGAACGGCCCGCGCGGACCGTCCGGCGGGCCCGCCTGCTGGGCCTCGGCACGGCCGGGATCGCGCTGGTGGCCGCCGTACCGATCGGGCTGCTGCACCTGGCCATGCCCTCCTCGTGGGAGGCCAAGCCGAGCGAGGCCGCGCTGGTGCGGGCGGCCGCGCTCATCCCGGACGGCGCCTCGGTGGAGGCGGACAACCAGATCGCGCCGCGGCTGACCGCCCGGACGGACGTGGTGCTGGTGGACGGCACGCCGCGCGGGCGCGCGTACGTGCTCACCCGGGCGGACAAGCGGTCCTTCCCGTTCGCCGCGGACACCGAGCAGGCCGCGCGGATCCGACTGCTGCTGGCGCACGGGTACCGGCAGCTGTGGGCCGAGGACGGCGTGGTGCTGCTGCACCGGGAGAGCAGCGAGCCCGTCCCCGGCGAACAGGTGCCGGGGCCGGGCAGCAAGCCCGTCCAGGACAAGGTCCCGTCCGACGTGGGGCACGACCTCTTCCGCGGCTGA